A stretch of the Jeotgalibacillus haloalkalitolerans genome encodes the following:
- a CDS encoding sulfite oxidase-like oxidoreductase yields MGKAERLKKARPPVQKNTHDGRLPPGQTLTEKFPILHEGEVPEYNLATWDFTLFGEGATKKTFTYDELMQLPQTTIVKDIHCVTRWSRFDNAFTGVTIKDLLKDFEIPEGTKHVMIYGDHDYETNLPLEDLLKEDILLAHSFEGKPLTAKHGYPFRLVVPHLYFWKSVKWIRGIEFLQEDRPGFWERNGFHNYGEVFREERFSGEDLDIPEDEWHKKEFD; encoded by the coding sequence CCGGTACAGAAAAATACACATGATGGCAGACTTCCACCTGGTCAGACGCTGACAGAAAAATTTCCGATTCTGCATGAAGGCGAAGTCCCTGAATACAATCTTGCTACATGGGATTTCACGCTGTTTGGAGAAGGTGCAACGAAAAAGACATTCACTTATGACGAGCTCATGCAGCTGCCGCAGACGACAATCGTAAAAGATATTCACTGCGTGACAAGGTGGTCAAGGTTTGACAATGCTTTTACCGGCGTCACAATAAAGGATTTGCTGAAAGATTTTGAGATCCCTGAAGGCACGAAGCACGTTATGATTTATGGAGATCATGACTACGAGACGAACTTACCGCTTGAGGATCTGCTAAAAGAAGACATTCTGCTGGCGCACTCTTTTGAAGGGAAGCCGCTGACAGCCAAGCATGGTTATCCATTCAGACTGGTCGTACCGCACCTGTATTTCTGGAAGAGTGTGAAGTGGATCAGAGGAATTGAATTTTTACAGGAAGACCGCCCGGGGTTCTGGGAACGCAACGGATTTCACAATTACGGAGAAGTATTCAGAGAAGAGCGTTTTTCAGGAGAGGACTTAGATATTCCTGAAGATGAGTGGCATAAAAAAGAATTTGATTAA